A stretch of Amycolatopsis balhimycina FH 1894 DNA encodes these proteins:
- a CDS encoding transglycosylase domain-containing protein: protein MPRAGLLGAEPELITHHAHNGTEPEDPPTVPIIRPRPGQPPARPRPATAQDLRKRRWRRIRRISYVVAGLFFAVPAIAFAITYFSVDVPSPETVAQAQGQAVTYLFSDGTEMGKDVPAGGNRQLLAPNQIPDVVKKAVIATEDASFQTNSGFDVTGILRAAYNQVTGGSGGGSTISQQYIKYSSGDDDPTLTRKWVELAKSFKMNQTYEKADIITAYLNIIYFGRGAYGIEAASQAFFGKDAGQLDYSQAALLAGLIQQPGRSENTAVATSRWTTALDRMLKNGYLTPAQRAAAKFPALVPLRESKQAGALNPFIKKQVKAELAAQGIDEKRYYSGGFQVFTTIDPQAQQAAEKAMAEGMAEQTDDRILGAMVAVDPKTGGVVAYDGGDPIVKGPNGEDQAGRDWADEPHNPGSSMKPFDLAAFLKLGRGLDARFDGTSPRTFPDVPQPVRNAGDSSSCSQQCTVAEAMQRSTNTVFYDMVLNVTKPSGVAEAAKEAGVRTTDNGGRSTLFTGDNNISIGGGGTQVTAADMASGYATFAAGGVQHDRHFVQKVTNANGETAYEAKVRGTDAFADNDTAKSAQIAGNVTAALAPVIQFARLSCPAGHECAGKTGTQQHTPQNDEPPSAANANSQTWMVGYTPSVSAAVWVGSDGDKALRGPGGAPLSSSTLAGPIWDRFMQLYLGGKPAERFNRVAAISSPQDRVQVQVQPDEDQQQQQQQQQQQNSVQFGDGGNRQQQQQQLDQQEQFRQFQQRLQELQNQQNQQNQQRGRRRP, encoded by the coding sequence GTGCCCCGCGCCGGGCTGCTGGGCGCCGAGCCGGAGCTGATCACCCACCACGCGCACAACGGCACCGAGCCGGAAGATCCGCCGACGGTGCCGATCATCCGGCCCCGCCCGGGTCAGCCGCCCGCCCGTCCGCGCCCGGCCACCGCGCAGGACCTGCGGAAACGTCGTTGGCGGCGGATCCGGCGGATCTCCTACGTCGTCGCCGGCTTGTTCTTCGCCGTCCCCGCGATCGCGTTCGCGATCACCTACTTCTCCGTCGACGTCCCCTCGCCGGAAACGGTCGCGCAGGCGCAGGGCCAGGCCGTGACCTACCTGTTCAGCGACGGCACCGAGATGGGCAAGGACGTGCCCGCCGGCGGGAACCGCCAGCTCCTGGCCCCGAACCAGATCCCGGACGTCGTCAAGAAGGCGGTGATCGCCACCGAGGACGCGTCGTTCCAGACGAACTCCGGCTTCGACGTCACCGGCATCCTCCGCGCGGCGTACAACCAGGTCACCGGCGGTTCCGGCGGCGGGTCGACGATCTCGCAGCAGTACATCAAGTACTCCTCCGGCGACGACGACCCGACCCTGACGCGCAAGTGGGTCGAGCTCGCGAAGTCGTTCAAGATGAACCAGACCTACGAGAAGGCGGACATCATCACCGCCTACCTCAACATCATCTACTTCGGCCGCGGCGCCTACGGGATCGAGGCCGCCTCGCAGGCCTTCTTCGGCAAGGACGCCGGGCAGCTCGACTACTCCCAGGCCGCGCTGCTGGCCGGGCTCATCCAGCAGCCGGGCCGCTCGGAGAACACGGCCGTCGCGACGAGCCGGTGGACGACGGCGCTGGACCGGATGCTCAAGAACGGTTATCTGACGCCGGCCCAGCGCGCGGCGGCGAAGTTCCCGGCCCTGGTCCCGCTGCGGGAGAGCAAGCAGGCCGGTGCGCTGAACCCGTTCATCAAGAAGCAGGTCAAGGCCGAGCTGGCCGCGCAGGGCATCGACGAGAAGCGGTACTACTCCGGCGGGTTCCAGGTGTTCACCACGATCGACCCGCAGGCGCAGCAGGCGGCCGAGAAGGCGATGGCCGAGGGGATGGCCGAGCAGACCGACGACCGGATCCTCGGCGCGATGGTGGCCGTCGACCCGAAGACCGGCGGCGTGGTCGCCTACGACGGCGGCGACCCGATCGTGAAGGGCCCGAACGGCGAGGACCAGGCCGGGCGCGACTGGGCCGACGAGCCGCACAACCCCGGGTCGTCGATGAAGCCGTTCGACCTGGCGGCGTTCCTCAAGCTCGGCCGCGGCCTCGACGCGCGGTTCGACGGCACGTCACCACGGACGTTCCCCGACGTCCCCCAGCCGGTCCGCAACGCCGGCGACAGCAGCAGCTGCTCGCAGCAGTGCACCGTCGCCGAGGCGATGCAGCGGTCGACGAACACGGTGTTCTACGACATGGTGCTCAACGTGACGAAGCCGTCCGGGGTGGCGGAAGCCGCGAAGGAGGCGGGTGTCCGGACCACCGACAACGGCGGCCGCAGCACGCTGTTCACCGGCGACAACAACATCTCGATCGGCGGTGGCGGCACGCAGGTCACCGCGGCCGACATGGCGTCGGGGTACGCGACCTTCGCCGCGGGCGGCGTCCAGCACGACCGGCACTTCGTGCAGAAGGTGACCAACGCCAACGGCGAAACCGCGTACGAGGCCAAGGTCCGCGGGACCGACGCCTTCGCGGACAACGACACGGCGAAGAGCGCGCAGATCGCCGGCAACGTGACGGCGGCACTGGCGCCGGTGATCCAGTTCGCCCGGCTGAGCTGCCCGGCCGGCCACGAGTGCGCCGGCAAGACGGGAACTCAGCAGCACACGCCGCAGAACGACGAACCGCCGTCGGCGGCGAACGCGAACTCCCAGACGTGGATGGTCGGCTACACGCCGTCGGTGTCGGCCGCGGTCTGGGTGGGCAGCGACGGCGACAAGGCCCTCCGCGGCCCGGGCGGCGCCCCGCTGTCCAGCTCGACGCTCGCCGGCCCGATCTGGGACCGCTTCATGCAGCTCTACCTGGGCGGCAAACCGGCGGAACGCTTCAACCGCGTGGCGGCGATCAGCTCGCCGCAGGACCGGGTGCAGGTGCAGGTCCAGCCGGACGAAGACCAGCAGCAACAACAGCAACAGCAACAGCAACAGAACTCGGTCCAGTTCGGCGACGGCGGCAACCGGCAGCAGCAACAGCAGCAGCTCGACCAGCAGGAGCAGTTCCGCCAGTTCCAGCAGCGGTTGCAGGAGCTCCAGAACCAGCAGAATCAGCAAAACCAGCAGCGCGGCCGAAGGAGGCCGTGA